The Halobacterium sp. CBA1132 genome has a segment encoding these proteins:
- a CDS encoding GNAT family N-acetyltransferase, translating to MPGRPFVEGDAVDLCAVAEDDLPFLRETLNDPAVWPSLSARTPLTEKQEREWYEEHASDDNGDVNFVVAVDARKSRSDSEVHQNASRSEGKQPVGSVGVHGVDDVNGSAEVGIFLAEEFWGNGYGTEAGRLITNYAFAQHRRHRVVARVFEGNEASAGIWERLGFELEGTHRDEVFVDNAYRDVRYYSVLEDEWDGEKN from the coding sequence ATGCCCGGGAGACCATTCGTGGAAGGCGACGCCGTCGACCTCTGTGCGGTCGCCGAGGACGACTTGCCGTTCCTCCGCGAGACGCTCAACGACCCCGCCGTCTGGCCGTCGCTGTCCGCGCGCACGCCGCTGACCGAGAAACAGGAGCGAGAGTGGTACGAGGAACACGCCAGCGACGACAACGGGGACGTGAACTTCGTCGTCGCGGTGGACGCTCGGAAATCGCGGAGCGATTCCGAAGTTCATCAGAACGCGTCGCGTTCTGAGGGTAAGCAGCCAGTCGGCAGCGTCGGCGTCCACGGCGTCGACGATGTCAACGGCAGCGCCGAGGTCGGCATCTTCCTCGCTGAGGAGTTCTGGGGGAACGGCTACGGCACCGAGGCCGGCCGCCTCATCACGAACTACGCGTTCGCCCAGCACCGCCGCCACCGCGTCGTCGCGCGCGTCTTCGAGGGCAACGAGGCGTCCGCGGGCATCTGGGAGCGCCTCGGTTTCGAACTGGAGGGGACCCACCGCGACGAGGTGTTCGTCGATAACGCGTACCGAGACGTGCGTTACTACTCGGTGCTCGAAGACGAGTGGGACGGCGAGAAGAACTGA
- a CDS encoding MBL fold metallo-hydrolase — translation MDVVNVTRDAETFTCNAYLVPGDEPTLVDAGAYDGVVDEIRRHVDDVERVVLTHQHGDHVEQLDAVVDAFDPDVYAFADHRLRTHELGDGDRVRVGTEDCDVVFTPGHASDHVSLVSDAALFSGDVVVHDDGAFDDGSFGRTDMAGQSRERLIGSVRELLDRMPDSVEHMYAGHGSVFDGDVRAVVERALERAERREPKYDE, via the coding sequence ATGGACGTAGTCAACGTCACCCGCGACGCCGAGACGTTCACGTGTAACGCCTACCTCGTGCCCGGCGACGAACCGACGCTCGTGGACGCCGGCGCCTACGACGGCGTCGTCGACGAGATTCGGCGCCACGTCGACGACGTCGAACGCGTCGTCCTCACGCACCAGCACGGCGACCACGTCGAACAACTGGACGCCGTCGTGGACGCCTTCGACCCGGACGTGTACGCGTTCGCTGACCACCGCCTCCGCACGCACGAACTCGGCGACGGCGACCGCGTGCGCGTCGGCACCGAGGACTGCGACGTCGTGTTCACGCCCGGGCACGCTTCCGACCACGTGTCGCTGGTTTCGGACGCCGCGCTGTTCTCGGGGGACGTCGTCGTGCACGACGACGGCGCGTTCGACGACGGGAGTTTCGGCCGCACCGACATGGCTGGCCAGTCCCGCGAGCGTCTCATCGGGAGCGTCCGCGAACTGCTCGACAGAATGCCCGATTCGGTCGAACACATGTACGCCGGCCACGGCAGCGTCTTCGACGGCGATGTCCGCGCGGTCGTCGAGCGCGCGCTCGAACGCGCCGAGCGCCGCGAACCGAAGTACGACGAGTAG
- a CDS encoding DUF367 family protein, translated as MDLHVRYEGDDDPEKCTARKLARFDEAVLHETARATPYGVVLNPHADTALSPADADHGRLVALDCSWETAGEAMFTIDGEHRALPFLVAANPVNYGQPFQLNTVEAFAAGLCILGEREHAERILSKFTWGHTFLELNEEPLRRYSECADSAEVVAVQEDYLADED; from the coding sequence GTGGACCTGCACGTCCGGTACGAGGGCGACGACGACCCCGAGAAGTGTACGGCGCGCAAGCTCGCGCGCTTCGACGAGGCCGTCCTGCACGAGACGGCGCGCGCGACGCCGTACGGGGTCGTCCTGAACCCGCACGCCGACACCGCGCTGTCGCCCGCGGACGCCGACCACGGGCGGCTGGTGGCGCTGGACTGCTCGTGGGAGACCGCGGGCGAAGCGATGTTTACAATCGACGGCGAGCACCGCGCGCTCCCGTTCCTCGTCGCCGCCAACCCCGTGAACTACGGGCAGCCGTTCCAGCTCAACACCGTGGAGGCGTTCGCCGCCGGGCTGTGCATCCTCGGCGAGCGCGAGCACGCCGAGCGCATTCTCTCGAAGTTCACGTGGGGGCACACGTTCCTCGAACTCAACGAGGAGCCGCTCCGGCGCTACAGTGAGTGCGCGGACTCCGCCGAAGTCGTCGCGGTACAGGAGGACTACCTCGCCGACGAGGACTGA
- the aceB gene encoding malate synthase AceB — translation MTDPTARHYDREFVRTFFTSPTAVEGEDDSAKMLRRAAQLRGIEAPDVWVPDNEDATAPSMRAEGARNIVDVVSEHGADFPGEIHPRVVWHRERPGTRYRGFQQMLTIADPEGGAVEHIDGFVIPEVGDIDDWKKADEAITVVEHEHGLDEGSISMSVIVESGEAELAMGDLREEMGKPSNNLERMFLLVDGEVDYTKDMRAMTPTGELPPWPELRHNTSRGASAAGLVAVDGPYDDIRDVEGYRQRMRDNRAKGMTGIWSLTPAQVEAANTAPLPPETGSWLLDVGSREVELDAEDGRQLYDGEDLSLSETDGGYVLRAGGDERELDAEELREELLDRTSYVPSMNDIVDSMEEFEAAKEAGKGAIAMAQSATLDIDGVTVDLSKDRMWDEATYQAAQTPITLFQDVYEHRPDQHDDLEAKYGSDVVERATNVGN, via the coding sequence ATGACTGACCCGACCGCGCGCCACTACGACCGCGAGTTCGTGCGGACGTTCTTCACGTCCCCGACGGCGGTCGAGGGCGAGGACGACTCCGCGAAGATGCTGCGGCGAGCGGCGCAACTGCGCGGCATCGAGGCGCCCGACGTCTGGGTGCCGGACAACGAGGACGCCACCGCGCCGTCGATGCGCGCGGAGGGCGCGCGGAACATCGTCGACGTGGTGAGCGAGCACGGCGCCGACTTCCCCGGGGAAATCCATCCCCGAGTGGTCTGGCACCGCGAGCGCCCCGGGACGCGATACCGAGGGTTCCAGCAGATGCTCACCATCGCCGACCCCGAGGGCGGCGCCGTCGAGCACATCGACGGCTTCGTGATTCCGGAGGTCGGCGACATCGACGACTGGAAGAAGGCCGACGAGGCCATCACCGTCGTCGAACACGAACACGGCCTCGACGAGGGCAGCATCTCGATGTCGGTCATCGTCGAGAGCGGCGAAGCCGAACTCGCGATGGGCGACCTCCGCGAGGAGATGGGCAAGCCGTCGAACAACCTCGAACGCATGTTCCTGCTCGTCGACGGCGAAGTCGACTACACGAAGGACATGCGCGCGATGACGCCCACCGGGGAGCTGCCGCCGTGGCCGGAGCTACGCCACAACACTTCGCGCGGCGCCAGCGCCGCGGGCCTCGTGGCCGTCGACGGCCCCTACGACGACATCCGCGACGTCGAGGGGTACCGCCAGCGCATGCGCGACAACCGCGCGAAGGGAATGACCGGCATCTGGTCGCTCACCCCCGCACAGGTCGAGGCGGCCAACACCGCGCCGCTCCCGCCCGAGACCGGGAGTTGGCTGCTCGACGTGGGCAGCCGCGAGGTCGAACTCGACGCGGAGGACGGCCGCCAACTCTACGACGGCGAGGACCTCTCGCTCTCGGAGACCGACGGCGGCTACGTGCTCCGCGCGGGCGGCGACGAACGCGAACTCGACGCGGAGGAACTCCGCGAGGAACTGCTCGACCGGACGTCGTACGTCCCCAGCATGAACGACATCGTCGACTCCATGGAGGAGTTCGAGGCCGCCAAGGAGGCGGGCAAGGGCGCCATCGCGATGGCCCAGTCCGCCACCCTCGACATCGACGGCGTCACCGTGGACCTCAGCAAGGACCGCATGTGGGACGAGGCCACCTATCAGGCCGCGCAGACGCCGATTACGCTGTTCCAGGACGTCTACGAGCACCGCCCCGACCAACACGACGACTTAGAGGCGAAGTACGGTTCGGACGTCGTCGAACGCGCGACGAACGTCGGAAACTAA
- a CDS encoding nuclear transport factor 2 family protein: protein MDDDALAEAYYDAIDAGDYDALGALLAPEFEHVRPDMTLSGREAFVSFMREDRPRTDTRHVVDAVYDGAGGVAVHGRLLAEDDGRELFAFVDAFDTEAGEIVGLTTYAGDIDSTAGSTSSS, encoded by the coding sequence ATGGACGACGACGCGCTCGCGGAGGCGTACTACGACGCCATCGACGCCGGGGACTACGACGCACTCGGCGCGCTGCTCGCGCCGGAGTTCGAGCACGTACGCCCGGACATGACGCTGTCCGGGCGCGAGGCGTTCGTCTCGTTCATGCGTGAGGACCGCCCGCGAACGGACACCCGCCACGTCGTCGACGCGGTGTACGACGGCGCGGGCGGCGTCGCGGTCCACGGGCGCCTGCTGGCCGAAGACGACGGCAGGGAGCTGTTCGCGTTCGTGGACGCCTTCGACACCGAAGCCGGCGAAATCGTGGGACTGACCACTTACGCCGGAGATATCGACTCGACGGCCGGCAGCACCTCTTCCTCGTAG
- the hisH gene encoding imidazole glycerol phosphate synthase subunit HisH — translation MSISSADQTTASVVVVDYGLGNLRSVTRGLERANAAVTISDDPGALDDADGIVLPGVGAFGDGMENAGPFRDALVDAADEGRPLFGICLGMQMLLTESEEAEREGQGDVKGLDLIPGRNRRFTGDVKVPHMGWNELDVMREHPLVEGVDGEYAYFVHSYYAEPDSDDHVVAETDYGEAFPSIVANDEGNVFGTQFHPEKSGETGLQILRNFVDICADQ, via the coding sequence ATGAGTATCTCGTCGGCAGACCAGACGACGGCCTCGGTCGTCGTCGTGGACTACGGACTGGGGAACCTCCGGAGCGTCACGCGCGGGCTCGAACGCGCGAACGCGGCCGTGACAATCTCCGACGACCCGGGCGCGCTCGACGACGCCGACGGCATCGTGTTGCCGGGCGTCGGCGCGTTCGGGGACGGCATGGAGAACGCGGGACCGTTTCGCGACGCGCTCGTCGACGCCGCCGACGAGGGCCGCCCGCTGTTCGGCATCTGTCTCGGGATGCAGATGTTGCTCACGGAGAGCGAGGAGGCCGAACGCGAGGGACAGGGCGACGTGAAGGGGCTCGATCTGATTCCGGGGCGCAACCGCCGATTCACGGGCGACGTGAAGGTCCCGCACATGGGCTGGAACGAGCTCGACGTCATGCGCGAGCACCCGCTCGTCGAGGGCGTCGATGGGGAGTACGCGTACTTCGTCCACTCCTACTACGCCGAGCCCGACAGCGACGACCACGTCGTCGCCGAAACCGACTACGGCGAGGCGTTCCCCTCCATCGTCGCCAACGACGAGGGCAACGTCTTCGGCACGCAGTTCCACCCCGAGAAGTCCGGGGAGACCGGCCTCCAGATTCTCCGGAACTTCGTGGACATCTGCGCCGACCAGTAG
- the phnE gene encoding phosphonate ABC transporter, permease protein PhnE, translating into MSTDAENAESSISESVQEQFTRLRINKRARQVFAVFALVVFGWLFSLALGQVGFSISEIMEYLPEFQDALVQFFPPGELFGLPFVDTGAYWSFIQQNNLLFQVQTNGAGVAFWNWTFIPGQMFVTLAMGFAGTVLGLPGALLLGVLGSERVTPYPFNFIFRGTMSVIRAIPALVWALIYIPLGGVTPFTATLAIGTDTMGNLGRLFTDALEEVEDGPIEAIGSTGANGPQRVVFGMLSQVFSPFIAWTMYILEINTRIAVTMGLIGGGGLGYVLLTQRGLFKYTNMMATILVIFVLVISVEIVSQRVRSYIRGTEQSDGLISLIVEFPQRMVRTLWQ; encoded by the coding sequence ATGAGCACGGACGCAGAAAACGCGGAATCCTCGATTTCGGAGTCGGTTCAAGAGCAGTTCACTCGACTACGCATCAACAAGCGTGCGCGACAGGTGTTTGCCGTATTCGCGCTCGTGGTGTTCGGGTGGCTGTTCTCGCTGGCGCTCGGCCAAGTCGGGTTCTCCATCTCGGAAATTATGGAGTACTTGCCGGAGTTCCAAGACGCGCTCGTTCAGTTCTTCCCGCCGGGCGAACTGTTCGGTCTCCCGTTCGTCGACACGGGCGCGTACTGGTCATTCATCCAACAGAACAACCTCCTCTTCCAGGTACAGACGAACGGCGCCGGCGTCGCGTTCTGGAACTGGACGTTCATCCCTGGCCAGATGTTCGTCACGCTCGCGATGGGATTCGCGGGCACTGTGCTCGGTCTTCCGGGCGCACTTCTGTTGGGCGTGCTGGGTTCCGAGCGTGTTACTCCGTACCCGTTTAATTTCATCTTCCGCGGGACGATGAGCGTCATCCGCGCGATTCCCGCGCTCGTCTGGGCGCTCATCTACATTCCGCTCGGTGGTGTCACGCCATTTACAGCGACGCTCGCGATTGGCACTGACACTATGGGGAACCTCGGTCGTCTGTTCACGGACGCCCTCGAAGAAGTCGAAGACGGCCCTATCGAGGCAATCGGTTCCACGGGCGCAAATGGACCGCAGCGTGTCGTCTTCGGAATGCTGAGTCAGGTATTCTCGCCGTTCATCGCGTGGACGATGTACATCCTCGAAATTAACACGCGCATCGCCGTCACCATGGGTCTCATTGGCGGTGGCGGGCTCGGTTACGTGCTCCTGACCCAGCGTGGGCTGTTCAAGTACACGAATATGATGGCGACGATTCTGGTCATCTTCGTGCTCGTCATCTCCGTGGAAATCGTCAGCCAGCGCGTCCGGTCCTACATTCGGGGTACCGAGCAGTCCGACGGTCTCATCTCGCTCATCGTGGAGTTCCCCCAGCGGATGGTCCGCACGCTCTGGCAGTAA
- a CDS encoding uracil-DNA glycosylase family protein has protein sequence MSDTDGMEGLEVTECTRCEALVDSRSRIVDGDGPEDAGVLFVGEAPGANEDEEGVPFVGRSGDVLDDELRDAGLSRADVRITNCVRCRPPENRDPNNEELANCRPYLEREIELVDPDVVVTLGKVPGEHLLGRDVAVTSEAGDIERVELGGEPRDVLICLHPAATLYDASQRDAFTETIAKAATMAGAEGSGQSRLGDY, from the coding sequence ATGAGCGACACCGACGGGATGGAGGGCTTGGAAGTCACGGAGTGCACGCGCTGCGAGGCGCTCGTCGACTCGCGTAGCCGAATCGTCGACGGCGACGGCCCCGAGGACGCAGGCGTACTGTTCGTCGGGGAGGCGCCGGGCGCGAACGAGGACGAGGAGGGCGTGCCGTTCGTCGGGCGCAGCGGCGACGTGCTCGACGACGAACTCCGGGACGCCGGGCTCTCGCGGGCGGACGTCCGCATCACGAACTGCGTGCGGTGTCGACCGCCCGAGAACCGCGACCCCAACAACGAAGAGTTAGCGAACTGCCGGCCGTACCTCGAGCGCGAAATCGAACTCGTCGACCCCGACGTTGTCGTCACGCTCGGGAAAGTGCCCGGCGAACACCTGCTCGGGCGGGACGTCGCGGTGACCAGCGAAGCAGGCGACATCGAGCGCGTCGAACTCGGCGGCGAACCCCGGGACGTGTTGATTTGCCTGCACCCGGCGGCGACGCTGTACGACGCCAGTCAGCGGGACGCGTTCACGGAGACGATAGCGAAAGCGGCGACGATGGCGGGCGCGGAGGGGAGCGGCCAGTCGCGTCTCGGAGATTACTGA
- a CDS encoding DUF5786 family protein, producing the protein MGFGSYDESEQENQSLDSDDIDADDGIDTAEYEHSGDVSYEIGASNDELLDRLEDIKGE; encoded by the coding sequence ATGGGTTTCGGGAGCTACGACGAATCCGAGCAGGAGAACCAGTCTCTCGACTCAGACGACATCGACGCCGACGACGGCATCGACACCGCCGAGTACGAGCACAGCGGCGACGTGAGCTACGAAATCGGCGCGTCGAACGACGAACTCCTCGACCGGCTGGAAGACATCAAAGGCGAGTAG
- a CDS encoding DUF99 family protein gives MKSGTRALGVAESYRGEESTLGGAVVRASRVVDGFSFASCAVGGLDSTAAVADCYRQLDREDVQYVLVSGIAPAWFNVVDLHAVHDAVERPVLSVSFEDSEGLADTIREEFSGDAREERLEIYDRQPERQPVDVNGERVFVRAVGCENPAEVVRAFTPEGGRPEPLRVARLAARAVERSETGD, from the coding sequence ATGAAATCGGGGACGCGGGCGCTCGGCGTGGCGGAGTCCTACCGGGGTGAGGAGTCCACGCTGGGCGGCGCCGTCGTGCGCGCGTCTCGCGTCGTCGACGGATTCTCGTTCGCTTCTTGTGCGGTCGGTGGCCTCGACAGCACCGCGGCCGTCGCCGACTGCTACCGGCAGTTGGACCGCGAGGACGTCCAGTACGTCCTCGTCTCGGGCATCGCGCCCGCGTGGTTCAACGTCGTGGACCTCCACGCCGTCCACGACGCCGTCGAACGGCCCGTGCTCTCCGTCTCCTTCGAGGACAGCGAGGGGCTCGCGGACACCATCCGCGAGGAGTTCTCCGGGGACGCCCGCGAGGAGCGACTCGAAATCTACGACCGCCAGCCCGAACGCCAGCCCGTCGACGTGAACGGCGAGCGAGTATTCGTTCGGGCGGTCGGCTGCGAGAATCCTGCAGAGGTCGTGCGCGCGTTCACGCCCGAGGGCGGCCGCCCGGAGCCGCTTCGAGTCGCCCGACTGGCGGCGCGAGCGGTCGAACGAAGTGAGACGGGTGACTGA
- the phnC gene encoding phosphonate ABC transporter ATP-binding protein, whose protein sequence is MIEVSNLSKSYGEIQAVDDVSFTIPDGEFVVVLGESGAGKSTLLRCLNGITEPTEGTITINNDPVEGPRDDVAMVFQQHYLIEEMSAYNNALTGALGRTSFLNSLFGRYTEEDKYEALRALETVGLLDESGQSVGQMSGGQQQRVGIARALVQKPNLLLADEPVASLDPASAEQVMAYVRQAANERGLSTLASLHQVNIAREFGERFIGMKDGEMIFDGYRDDLTVDVIDEIYGNIETEAIRTEAEA, encoded by the coding sequence ATGATTGAAGTTTCAAACCTGAGCAAATCATACGGCGAAATCCAAGCTGTCGACGATGTCTCGTTCACCATCCCCGACGGCGAGTTCGTCGTCGTGCTCGGTGAGTCTGGCGCAGGGAAATCGACGCTCCTGCGCTGTCTCAACGGTATCACCGAGCCGACGGAGGGTACGATTACTATCAACAACGACCCTGTAGAAGGACCCCGGGACGATGTCGCGATGGTGTTCCAGCAACACTATCTCATCGAGGAGATGAGCGCGTACAACAACGCCCTCACGGGCGCACTCGGTCGGACCTCGTTCCTCAATAGTCTCTTCGGGAGATACACTGAAGAGGATAAGTACGAGGCGTTACGCGCCCTCGAAACCGTTGGACTGCTCGATGAATCCGGGCAGTCGGTCGGCCAGATGAGCGGCGGCCAACAGCAGCGAGTCGGTATCGCTCGTGCGCTCGTCCAGAAGCCGAACCTCCTCCTTGCCGACGAACCCGTCGCGAGTCTCGACCCGGCTTCCGCCGAGCAAGTGATGGCGTACGTCCGTCAGGCCGCCAACGAGCGCGGCTTGTCGACGCTTGCAAGCCTCCATCAGGTGAACATCGCCCGTGAGTTCGGGGAGCGCTTCATCGGGATGAAGGACGGTGAGATGATCTTCGACGGCTACCGCGATGACCTCACGGTCGATGTCATCGACGAAATCTACGGGAATATCGAGACTGAAGCCATTCGTACGGAGGCCGAAGCATGA
- a CDS encoding 50S ribosomal protein L40e yields the protein MSESIEARLLEKQICMRCNARNPKRASECRKCGYKNLRPKAKESRST from the coding sequence ATGAGCGAGTCCATCGAGGCCCGACTGCTCGAGAAACAGATCTGCATGCGCTGTAACGCCCGGAACCCGAAGCGCGCCTCCGAGTGCCGCAAGTGCGGGTACAAGAACCTGCGCCCGAAGGCCAAGGAGTCCCGTTCGACGTAA
- a CDS encoding phosphate/phosphite/phosphonate ABC transporter substrate-binding protein has protein sequence MAGRRKFLKIAGATSIAGLTGLAGCTGGGDGDGGGTESSGTTTGTTSSGPAELTFTLTPAESDVDVQQQYQPMFDYLESEADVSISSSVAADYAAVYSSLEAGQTDVADAAPAIAIQSADNDVAEVAGIRIAYGAAKYFSLITTLPDSDIEELADLEGETVAFADRLSTSGSVFPLYMLKKAGLDTGGAPNGTPNDFDGQWSDHSQARETLINRDPVKAAGTGAFSTAPHVPKDQFPEQFLEMSAENDGDLGTESPELQLLSCSNPIPRAPILIRSGLDSTVKSDVTDALLAATEEDLINEDLGDDQQLWFTGLNEGSVEDYQPVRDAFDELGVELGNA, from the coding sequence ATGGCGGGACGACGCAAATTCCTCAAAATCGCAGGCGCGACAAGTATCGCTGGACTCACTGGACTCGCTGGCTGTACGGGCGGCGGCGACGGTGACGGCGGCGGCACCGAGAGCAGCGGGACGACGACGGGCACGACGAGTAGCGGCCCGGCGGAACTGACGTTCACGCTCACACCCGCAGAATCCGATGTCGATGTCCAGCAGCAGTACCAGCCGATGTTCGACTACCTGGAGTCCGAGGCAGATGTCTCCATCTCATCGAGCGTCGCCGCGGACTACGCGGCGGTGTACTCCTCGCTGGAGGCTGGACAGACTGACGTTGCGGACGCTGCGCCCGCAATCGCCATCCAGAGCGCCGACAACGACGTCGCGGAAGTCGCCGGCATCCGCATCGCGTACGGCGCCGCGAAGTACTTCTCACTCATCACGACGCTGCCGGACAGCGACATCGAGGAGCTCGCAGACCTCGAAGGCGAAACGGTCGCGTTCGCTGACCGACTGTCGACCAGCGGCTCCGTCTTCCCGCTGTACATGCTCAAGAAGGCTGGCCTCGACACCGGTGGCGCGCCGAACGGCACGCCGAACGACTTCGACGGCCAGTGGTCTGACCACTCGCAGGCGCGTGAGACCCTAATCAACCGCGACCCCGTGAAGGCCGCCGGTACCGGCGCGTTCTCCACGGCCCCCCACGTGCCGAAAGACCAGTTCCCGGAGCAGTTCCTTGAGATGTCTGCGGAGAACGACGGCGACCTCGGCACTGAGAGCCCCGAGCTCCAGTTGCTGTCGTGCTCGAACCCGATTCCGCGTGCGCCCATCCTCATCCGCTCGGGACTCGATTCGACGGTCAAGTCGGACGTGACGGATGCGCTACTGGCGGCCACCGAGGAAGACCTCATCAACGAGGACCTCGGTGACGACCAGCAGCTCTGGTTCACGGGACTCAACGAGGGCTCCGTCGAGGACTACCAGCCGGTTCGCGACGCCTTCGACGAGCTCGGCGTCGAACTCGGGAACGCGTAA
- the aceA gene encoding isocitrate lyase, translated as MSDDYPDYTHRDIDNAAAREFRELLADDDPYVFAPGLYHALDARLAERAGHDAVYMSGYSTVLGQFGFPDLEMVSMTEMVENAKRIVDATSLPVVADADTGYGGVHNVRRAVREYEKAGVAAIHIEDQTTPKRCGHIAGKEIVSREKAQARFEAAVDAKQSEDTVIIARTDAYGSANGDWEEHLERGRIYADAGVDLVWPEMPDPSREDAVEYAETIHETHPDLDLAFNYSSSFAWSEEEDPLTFEELGDLGYEYIFITLYGLHSGAHAVYEDMENIANNAEQAQFDLEDRYLGHETESHHDLSLVSRYQDIETQFDPEARRRIEESEGYSEDESDPISADGETTPAQDD; from the coding sequence ATGAGTGACGACTACCCCGACTACACGCACCGAGACATCGACAACGCCGCCGCGCGCGAGTTCCGCGAGCTGCTCGCGGACGACGACCCCTACGTGTTCGCGCCCGGCCTCTACCACGCCCTCGACGCGCGCCTCGCCGAGCGCGCCGGCCACGACGCCGTCTACATGAGCGGCTACTCGACGGTCCTCGGGCAGTTCGGCTTCCCGGACCTCGAGATGGTGTCGATGACCGAGATGGTCGAGAACGCCAAGCGCATCGTCGACGCCACCAGCCTCCCCGTGGTCGCCGACGCCGACACCGGCTACGGCGGCGTCCACAACGTCCGACGCGCCGTCCGCGAGTACGAGAAGGCCGGCGTCGCCGCCATCCACATCGAAGACCAGACCACCCCGAAGCGCTGTGGCCACATCGCCGGGAAGGAAATCGTCTCCCGCGAGAAGGCACAGGCGCGCTTCGAGGCCGCCGTCGACGCCAAGCAGTCCGAGGACACCGTGATTATCGCGCGCACGGACGCCTACGGCTCCGCGAACGGCGACTGGGAGGAACACCTCGAACGCGGCCGCATCTACGCCGACGCCGGCGTCGACCTCGTGTGGCCCGAGATGCCCGACCCGTCCCGCGAGGACGCCGTCGAGTACGCCGAGACCATCCACGAGACCCACCCGGACCTCGACCTGGCGTTCAACTACTCGTCGTCGTTCGCGTGGAGCGAGGAAGAGGACCCGCTCACCTTCGAGGAGCTCGGCGACCTCGGCTACGAGTACATCTTCATCACCCTCTACGGCCTCCACTCGGGCGCCCACGCGGTGTACGAGGACATGGAGAACATCGCGAACAACGCCGAGCAAGCCCAGTTCGACCTCGAAGACCGCTACCTCGGCCACGAGACCGAGTCCCACCACGACCTCTCGCTGGTCAGTCGCTACCAGGACATCGAGACCCAGTTCGACCCCGAGGCGCGCCGCCGCATCGAGGAGTCCGAGGGGTACAGCGAGGACGAGAGCGACCCCATCTCGGCCGACGGCGAGACCACGCCAGCACAGGATGACTGA